The proteins below come from a single Orcinus orca chromosome 6, mOrcOrc1.1, whole genome shotgun sequence genomic window:
- the GRIN1 gene encoding glutamate receptor ionotropic, NMDA 1 isoform X10, with the protein MSTMRLLTLALLFSCSFARAACDPKIVNIGAVLSTRKHEQMFREAVNQANKRHGSWKIQLNATSVTHKPNAIQMALSVCEDLISSQVYAILVSHPPTPNDHFTPTPVSYTAGFYRIPVLGLTTRMSIYSDKSIHLSFLRTVPPYSHQSSVWFEMMRVYSWNHIILLVSDDHEGRAAQKRLETLLEERESKAEKVLQFDPGTKNVTALLMEARELEARVIVLSASEDDAATVYRAAAMLNMTGSGYVWLVGEREISGNALRYAPDGIIGLQLINGKNESAHISDAVGVVAQAVHELLEKENITDPPRGCVGNTNIWKTGPLFKRVLMSSKYADGVTGRVEFNEDGDRKFANYSIMNLQNRKLVQVGIYNGTHVIPNDRKIIWPGGETEKPRGYQMSTRLKIVTIHQEPFVYVKPTLSDGTCKEEFTVNGDPVKKVICTGPNDTSPGSPRHTVPQCCYGFCIDLLIKLARTMNFTYEVHLVADGKFGTQERVNNSNKKEWNGMMGELLSGQADMIVAPLTINNERAQYIEFSKPFKYQGLTILVKKEIPRSTLDSFMQPFQSTLWLLVGLSVHVVAVMLYLLDRFSPFGRFKVNSEEEEEDALTLSSAMWFSWGVLLNSGIGEGAPRSFSARILGMVWAGFAMIIVASYTANLAAFLVLDRPEERITGINDPRLRNPSDKFIYATVKQSSVDIYFRRQVELSTMYRHMEKHNYESAAEAIQAVRDNKLHAFIWDSAVLEFEASQKCDLVTTGELFFRSGFGIGMRKDSPWKQNVSLSILKSHENGFMEDLDKTWVRYQECDSRSNAPATLTFENMAGVFMLVAGGIVAGIFLIFIEIAYKRHKDARRKQMQLAFAAVNVWRKNLQSTGGGRGALQNQKDTVLPRRAIEREEGQLQMCARHRES; encoded by the exons ATGAGCACCATGCGCCTGCTGACACTCGCCCTGCTTTTCTCCTGCTCCTTCGCCCGTGCCGCCTGCGACCCCAAGATCGTCAACATCGGCGCGGTACTGAGCACGCGGAAGCACGAGCAGATGTTCCGCGAGGCTGTGAACCAGGCCAACAAGCGGCATGGCTCCTGGAAGATCCAGCTCAACGCCACCTCCGTCACCCACAAGCCCAACGCCATCCAGATGGCCTTGTCGGTGTGCGAAGACCTCATCTCCAGCCAG GTCTACGCCATCCTAGTTAGCCACCCGCCTACCCCCAACGACCACTTCACTCCCACCCCCGTCTCCTACACAGCCGGCTTCTACCGCATCCCCGTCCTGGGGCTGACCACCCGCATGTCCATCTACTCAGACAAG AGCATCCACCTTAGCTTCCTGCGCACCGTGCCGCCCTACTCCCACCAGTCGAGCGTCTGGTTCGAGATGATGCGCGTCTACAGCTGGAACCACATCATCCTCCTGGTCAGCGACGACCACGAGGGCCGGGCGGCGCAGAAGCGCCTGGAGACCCTGCTGGAGGAGCGCGAGTCCAAG GCTGAGAAGGTGCTGCAGTTCGACCCGGGGACCAAGAACGTGACGGCCCTGCTGATGGAGGCGCGGGAGCTGGAGGCTCGGGTCATCGTCCTCTCCGCCAG CGAGGACGACGCTGCCACCGTGTACCGCGCAGCCGCGATGCTGAACATGACCGGCTCGGGGTACGTGTGGCTGGTGGGGGAGCGCGAGATCTCGGGGAACGCCCTGCGCTACGCCCCGGACG GCATCATCGGGCTGCAGCTCATCAACGGCAAGAACGAGTCGGCCCACATTAGCGATGCCGTGGGGGTGGTGGCCCAGGCCGTGCACGAGCTTCTCGAGAAGGAGAACATCACCGATCCGCCGCGGGGCTGCGTGGGCAACACCAACATCTGGAAGACCGGGCCGCTCTTCAAGAG AGTGCTCATGTCTTCCAAGTACGCAGACGGCGTGACCGGCCGCGTGGAATTCAACGAGGATGGGGACCGGAAGTTTGCCAACTACAGCATCATGAACCTGCAGAACCGCAAGCTGGTACAAGTGGGCATCTACAACGGCACCCAT GTTATTCCCAACGACAGGAAAATCATCTGGCCAGGCGGAGAGACAGAGAAGCCCCGAGGTTACCAGATGTCCACCAGGCTGAAG atCGTGACGATCCACCAGGAGCCCTTCGTGTATGTCAAGCCCACGCTGAGCGACGGCACGTGCAAGGAGGAGTTCACCGTGAACGGGGATCCGGTGAAGAAGGTGATCTGCACCGGGCCCAACGACACGTCGCCGGGCAGCC CACGCCACACCGTGCCTCAGTGCTGCTACGGCTTCTGCATCGACCTACTCATCAAACTGGCGCGGACCATGAACTTCACTTATGAGGTGCACCTAGTGGCGGACGGCAAGTTCGGCACGCAGGAGCGG GTGAACAACAGCAATAAGAAGGAGTGGAACGGGATGATGGGCGAGCTGCTCAGCGGGCAGGCAGACATGATCGTGGCGCCGCTGACCATCAACAACGAGCGCGCACAGTACATCGAGTTCTCCAAGCCCTTCAAGTACCAGGGCCTGACCATTCTGGTCAAGAAG GAGATCCCCCGGAGCACGCTGGACTCGTTCATGCAGCCCTTCCAGAGTACGCTCTGGCTGCTGGTGGGGCTGTCAGTGCATGTGGTGGCCGTGATGCTGTACCTGCTGGACCGCTTCAG CCCCTTTGGCCGGTTCAAAGTGAAcagcgaggaggaggaggaggatgcgCTGACCCTGTCCTCGGCCATGTGGTTCTCCTGGGGCGTCCTGCTCAACTCGGGCATCGGGGAAG GCGCCCCCAGAAGCTTCTCGGCGCGCATCCTGGGCATGGTGTGGGCCGGCTTCGCCATGATCATCGTGGCCTCCTACACTGCCAACCTGGCGGCCTTCCTGGTGCTGGACCGGCCCGAGGAGCGCATCACCGGCATCAACGATCCCCGG CTGAGGAATCCTTCGGACAAGTTCATCTACGCGACGGTGAAGCAGAGCTCCGTGGACATCTACTTCCGGCGGCAGGTGGAGCTGAGCACCATGTACCGGCACATGGAGAAGCACAACTACGAGAGCGCGGCCGAGGCCATCCAGGCCGTGCGGGACAa CAAGCTGCATGCCTTCATCTGGGACTCAGCGGTGCTGGAGTTCGAGGCCTCGCAGAAGTGCGACCTGGTGACCACCGGCGAGCTGTTCTTCCGCTCAGGCTTTGGCATCGGCATGCGCAAAGACAGTCCTTGGAAGCAGAACGTCTCCCTGTCCATCCTCAA GTCCCACGAGAACGGCTTCATGGAAGACCTGGACAAGACGTGGGTGCGGTACCAGGAGTGTGATTCGCGTAGCAACGCCCCTGCTACCCTCACGTTCGAGAACATGGCAG GGGTCTTCATGCTGGTGGCCGGGGGCATCGTGGCCGGGATCTTCCTGATCTTCATCGAGATCGCCTACAAGCGGCACAAGGATGCTCGCCGGAAGCAGATGCAGCTGGCCTTTGCAGCAGTGAACGTGTGGAGAAAGAACCTGCAG
- the GRIN1 gene encoding glutamate receptor ionotropic, NMDA 1 isoform X4, translated as MSTMRLLTLALLFSCSFARAACDPKIVNIGAVLSTRKHEQMFREAVNQANKRHGSWKIQLNATSVTHKPNAIQMALSVCEDLISSQVYAILVSHPPTPNDHFTPTPVSYTAGFYRIPVLGLTTRMSIYSDKSIHLSFLRTVPPYSHQSSVWFEMMRVYSWNHIILLVSDDHEGRAAQKRLETLLEERESKSKKRNYENLDQLSYDNKRGPKAEKVLQFDPGTKNVTALLMEARELEARVIVLSASEDDAATVYRAAAMLNMTGSGYVWLVGEREISGNALRYAPDGIIGLQLINGKNESAHISDAVGVVAQAVHELLEKENITDPPRGCVGNTNIWKTGPLFKRVLMSSKYADGVTGRVEFNEDGDRKFANYSIMNLQNRKLVQVGIYNGTHVIPNDRKIIWPGGETEKPRGYQMSTRLKIVTIHQEPFVYVKPTLSDGTCKEEFTVNGDPVKKVICTGPNDTSPGSPRHTVPQCCYGFCIDLLIKLARTMNFTYEVHLVADGKFGTQERVNNSNKKEWNGMMGELLSGQADMIVAPLTINNERAQYIEFSKPFKYQGLTILVKKEIPRSTLDSFMQPFQSTLWLLVGLSVHVVAVMLYLLDRFSPFGRFKVNSEEEEEDALTLSSAMWFSWGVLLNSGIGEGAPRSFSARILGMVWAGFAMIIVASYTANLAAFLVLDRPEERITGINDPRLRNPSDKFIYATVKQSSVDIYFRRQVELSTMYRHMEKHNYESAAEAIQAVRDNKLHAFIWDSAVLEFEASQKCDLVTTGELFFRSGFGIGMRKDSPWKQNVSLSILKSHENGFMEDLDKTWVRYQECDSRSNAPATLTFENMAGVFMLVAGGIVAGIFLIFIEIAYKRHKDARRKQMQLAFAAVNVWRKNLQDRKSGRAEPDPKKKATFRAITSTLASSFKRRRSSKDTQYHPTDITGPLNLSDPSVSTVV; from the exons ATGAGCACCATGCGCCTGCTGACACTCGCCCTGCTTTTCTCCTGCTCCTTCGCCCGTGCCGCCTGCGACCCCAAGATCGTCAACATCGGCGCGGTACTGAGCACGCGGAAGCACGAGCAGATGTTCCGCGAGGCTGTGAACCAGGCCAACAAGCGGCATGGCTCCTGGAAGATCCAGCTCAACGCCACCTCCGTCACCCACAAGCCCAACGCCATCCAGATGGCCTTGTCGGTGTGCGAAGACCTCATCTCCAGCCAG GTCTACGCCATCCTAGTTAGCCACCCGCCTACCCCCAACGACCACTTCACTCCCACCCCCGTCTCCTACACAGCCGGCTTCTACCGCATCCCCGTCCTGGGGCTGACCACCCGCATGTCCATCTACTCAGACAAG AGCATCCACCTTAGCTTCCTGCGCACCGTGCCGCCCTACTCCCACCAGTCGAGCGTCTGGTTCGAGATGATGCGCGTCTACAGCTGGAACCACATCATCCTCCTGGTCAGCGACGACCACGAGGGCCGGGCGGCGCAGAAGCGCCTGGAGACCCTGCTGGAGGAGCGCGAGTCCAAG AGTAAAAAAAGGAACTATGAAAACCTCGACCAACTGTCCTATGACAACAAGCGCGGACCCAAG GCTGAGAAGGTGCTGCAGTTCGACCCGGGGACCAAGAACGTGACGGCCCTGCTGATGGAGGCGCGGGAGCTGGAGGCTCGGGTCATCGTCCTCTCCGCCAG CGAGGACGACGCTGCCACCGTGTACCGCGCAGCCGCGATGCTGAACATGACCGGCTCGGGGTACGTGTGGCTGGTGGGGGAGCGCGAGATCTCGGGGAACGCCCTGCGCTACGCCCCGGACG GCATCATCGGGCTGCAGCTCATCAACGGCAAGAACGAGTCGGCCCACATTAGCGATGCCGTGGGGGTGGTGGCCCAGGCCGTGCACGAGCTTCTCGAGAAGGAGAACATCACCGATCCGCCGCGGGGCTGCGTGGGCAACACCAACATCTGGAAGACCGGGCCGCTCTTCAAGAG AGTGCTCATGTCTTCCAAGTACGCAGACGGCGTGACCGGCCGCGTGGAATTCAACGAGGATGGGGACCGGAAGTTTGCCAACTACAGCATCATGAACCTGCAGAACCGCAAGCTGGTACAAGTGGGCATCTACAACGGCACCCAT GTTATTCCCAACGACAGGAAAATCATCTGGCCAGGCGGAGAGACAGAGAAGCCCCGAGGTTACCAGATGTCCACCAGGCTGAAG atCGTGACGATCCACCAGGAGCCCTTCGTGTATGTCAAGCCCACGCTGAGCGACGGCACGTGCAAGGAGGAGTTCACCGTGAACGGGGATCCGGTGAAGAAGGTGATCTGCACCGGGCCCAACGACACGTCGCCGGGCAGCC CACGCCACACCGTGCCTCAGTGCTGCTACGGCTTCTGCATCGACCTACTCATCAAACTGGCGCGGACCATGAACTTCACTTATGAGGTGCACCTAGTGGCGGACGGCAAGTTCGGCACGCAGGAGCGG GTGAACAACAGCAATAAGAAGGAGTGGAACGGGATGATGGGCGAGCTGCTCAGCGGGCAGGCAGACATGATCGTGGCGCCGCTGACCATCAACAACGAGCGCGCACAGTACATCGAGTTCTCCAAGCCCTTCAAGTACCAGGGCCTGACCATTCTGGTCAAGAAG GAGATCCCCCGGAGCACGCTGGACTCGTTCATGCAGCCCTTCCAGAGTACGCTCTGGCTGCTGGTGGGGCTGTCAGTGCATGTGGTGGCCGTGATGCTGTACCTGCTGGACCGCTTCAG CCCCTTTGGCCGGTTCAAAGTGAAcagcgaggaggaggaggaggatgcgCTGACCCTGTCCTCGGCCATGTGGTTCTCCTGGGGCGTCCTGCTCAACTCGGGCATCGGGGAAG GCGCCCCCAGAAGCTTCTCGGCGCGCATCCTGGGCATGGTGTGGGCCGGCTTCGCCATGATCATCGTGGCCTCCTACACTGCCAACCTGGCGGCCTTCCTGGTGCTGGACCGGCCCGAGGAGCGCATCACCGGCATCAACGATCCCCGG CTGAGGAATCCTTCGGACAAGTTCATCTACGCGACGGTGAAGCAGAGCTCCGTGGACATCTACTTCCGGCGGCAGGTGGAGCTGAGCACCATGTACCGGCACATGGAGAAGCACAACTACGAGAGCGCGGCCGAGGCCATCCAGGCCGTGCGGGACAa CAAGCTGCATGCCTTCATCTGGGACTCAGCGGTGCTGGAGTTCGAGGCCTCGCAGAAGTGCGACCTGGTGACCACCGGCGAGCTGTTCTTCCGCTCAGGCTTTGGCATCGGCATGCGCAAAGACAGTCCTTGGAAGCAGAACGTCTCCCTGTCCATCCTCAA GTCCCACGAGAACGGCTTCATGGAAGACCTGGACAAGACGTGGGTGCGGTACCAGGAGTGTGATTCGCGTAGCAACGCCCCTGCTACCCTCACGTTCGAGAACATGGCAG GGGTCTTCATGCTGGTGGCCGGGGGCATCGTGGCCGGGATCTTCCTGATCTTCATCGAGATCGCCTACAAGCGGCACAAGGATGCTCGCCGGAAGCAGATGCAGCTGGCCTTTGCAGCAGTGAACGTGTGGAGAAAGAACCTGCAG
- the GRIN1 gene encoding glutamate receptor ionotropic, NMDA 1 isoform X2 — MSTMRLLTLALLFSCSFARAACDPKIVNIGAVLSTRKHEQMFREAVNQANKRHGSWKIQLNATSVTHKPNAIQMALSVCEDLISSQVYAILVSHPPTPNDHFTPTPVSYTAGFYRIPVLGLTTRMSIYSDKSIHLSFLRTVPPYSHQSSVWFEMMRVYSWNHIILLVSDDHEGRAAQKRLETLLEERESKSKKRNYENLDQLSYDNKRGPKAEKVLQFDPGTKNVTALLMEARELEARVIVLSASEDDAATVYRAAAMLNMTGSGYVWLVGEREISGNALRYAPDGIIGLQLINGKNESAHISDAVGVVAQAVHELLEKENITDPPRGCVGNTNIWKTGPLFKRVLMSSKYADGVTGRVEFNEDGDRKFANYSIMNLQNRKLVQVGIYNGTHVIPNDRKIIWPGGETEKPRGYQMSTRLKIVTIHQEPFVYVKPTLSDGTCKEEFTVNGDPVKKVICTGPNDTSPGSPRHTVPQCCYGFCIDLLIKLARTMNFTYEVHLVADGKFGTQERVNNSNKKEWNGMMGELLSGQADMIVAPLTINNERAQYIEFSKPFKYQGLTILVKKEIPRSTLDSFMQPFQSTLWLLVGLSVHVVAVMLYLLDRFSPFGRFKVNSEEEEEDALTLSSAMWFSWGVLLNSGIGEGAPRSFSARILGMVWAGFAMIIVASYTANLAAFLVLDRPEERITGINDPRLRNPSDKFIYATVKQSSVDIYFRRQVELSTMYRHMEKHNYESAAEAIQAVRDNKLHAFIWDSAVLEFEASQKCDLVTTGELFFRSGFGIGMRKDSPWKQNVSLSILKSHENGFMEDLDKTWVRYQECDSRSNAPATLTFENMAGVFMLVAGGIVAGIFLIFIEIAYKRHKDARRKQMQLAFAAVNVWRKNLQDRKSGRAEPDPKKKATFRAITSTLASSFKRRRSSKDTSTGGGRGALQNQKDTVLPRRAIEREEGQLQMCARHRES, encoded by the exons ATGAGCACCATGCGCCTGCTGACACTCGCCCTGCTTTTCTCCTGCTCCTTCGCCCGTGCCGCCTGCGACCCCAAGATCGTCAACATCGGCGCGGTACTGAGCACGCGGAAGCACGAGCAGATGTTCCGCGAGGCTGTGAACCAGGCCAACAAGCGGCATGGCTCCTGGAAGATCCAGCTCAACGCCACCTCCGTCACCCACAAGCCCAACGCCATCCAGATGGCCTTGTCGGTGTGCGAAGACCTCATCTCCAGCCAG GTCTACGCCATCCTAGTTAGCCACCCGCCTACCCCCAACGACCACTTCACTCCCACCCCCGTCTCCTACACAGCCGGCTTCTACCGCATCCCCGTCCTGGGGCTGACCACCCGCATGTCCATCTACTCAGACAAG AGCATCCACCTTAGCTTCCTGCGCACCGTGCCGCCCTACTCCCACCAGTCGAGCGTCTGGTTCGAGATGATGCGCGTCTACAGCTGGAACCACATCATCCTCCTGGTCAGCGACGACCACGAGGGCCGGGCGGCGCAGAAGCGCCTGGAGACCCTGCTGGAGGAGCGCGAGTCCAAG AGTAAAAAAAGGAACTATGAAAACCTCGACCAACTGTCCTATGACAACAAGCGCGGACCCAAG GCTGAGAAGGTGCTGCAGTTCGACCCGGGGACCAAGAACGTGACGGCCCTGCTGATGGAGGCGCGGGAGCTGGAGGCTCGGGTCATCGTCCTCTCCGCCAG CGAGGACGACGCTGCCACCGTGTACCGCGCAGCCGCGATGCTGAACATGACCGGCTCGGGGTACGTGTGGCTGGTGGGGGAGCGCGAGATCTCGGGGAACGCCCTGCGCTACGCCCCGGACG GCATCATCGGGCTGCAGCTCATCAACGGCAAGAACGAGTCGGCCCACATTAGCGATGCCGTGGGGGTGGTGGCCCAGGCCGTGCACGAGCTTCTCGAGAAGGAGAACATCACCGATCCGCCGCGGGGCTGCGTGGGCAACACCAACATCTGGAAGACCGGGCCGCTCTTCAAGAG AGTGCTCATGTCTTCCAAGTACGCAGACGGCGTGACCGGCCGCGTGGAATTCAACGAGGATGGGGACCGGAAGTTTGCCAACTACAGCATCATGAACCTGCAGAACCGCAAGCTGGTACAAGTGGGCATCTACAACGGCACCCAT GTTATTCCCAACGACAGGAAAATCATCTGGCCAGGCGGAGAGACAGAGAAGCCCCGAGGTTACCAGATGTCCACCAGGCTGAAG atCGTGACGATCCACCAGGAGCCCTTCGTGTATGTCAAGCCCACGCTGAGCGACGGCACGTGCAAGGAGGAGTTCACCGTGAACGGGGATCCGGTGAAGAAGGTGATCTGCACCGGGCCCAACGACACGTCGCCGGGCAGCC CACGCCACACCGTGCCTCAGTGCTGCTACGGCTTCTGCATCGACCTACTCATCAAACTGGCGCGGACCATGAACTTCACTTATGAGGTGCACCTAGTGGCGGACGGCAAGTTCGGCACGCAGGAGCGG GTGAACAACAGCAATAAGAAGGAGTGGAACGGGATGATGGGCGAGCTGCTCAGCGGGCAGGCAGACATGATCGTGGCGCCGCTGACCATCAACAACGAGCGCGCACAGTACATCGAGTTCTCCAAGCCCTTCAAGTACCAGGGCCTGACCATTCTGGTCAAGAAG GAGATCCCCCGGAGCACGCTGGACTCGTTCATGCAGCCCTTCCAGAGTACGCTCTGGCTGCTGGTGGGGCTGTCAGTGCATGTGGTGGCCGTGATGCTGTACCTGCTGGACCGCTTCAG CCCCTTTGGCCGGTTCAAAGTGAAcagcgaggaggaggaggaggatgcgCTGACCCTGTCCTCGGCCATGTGGTTCTCCTGGGGCGTCCTGCTCAACTCGGGCATCGGGGAAG GCGCCCCCAGAAGCTTCTCGGCGCGCATCCTGGGCATGGTGTGGGCCGGCTTCGCCATGATCATCGTGGCCTCCTACACTGCCAACCTGGCGGCCTTCCTGGTGCTGGACCGGCCCGAGGAGCGCATCACCGGCATCAACGATCCCCGG CTGAGGAATCCTTCGGACAAGTTCATCTACGCGACGGTGAAGCAGAGCTCCGTGGACATCTACTTCCGGCGGCAGGTGGAGCTGAGCACCATGTACCGGCACATGGAGAAGCACAACTACGAGAGCGCGGCCGAGGCCATCCAGGCCGTGCGGGACAa CAAGCTGCATGCCTTCATCTGGGACTCAGCGGTGCTGGAGTTCGAGGCCTCGCAGAAGTGCGACCTGGTGACCACCGGCGAGCTGTTCTTCCGCTCAGGCTTTGGCATCGGCATGCGCAAAGACAGTCCTTGGAAGCAGAACGTCTCCCTGTCCATCCTCAA GTCCCACGAGAACGGCTTCATGGAAGACCTGGACAAGACGTGGGTGCGGTACCAGGAGTGTGATTCGCGTAGCAACGCCCCTGCTACCCTCACGTTCGAGAACATGGCAG GGGTCTTCATGCTGGTGGCCGGGGGCATCGTGGCCGGGATCTTCCTGATCTTCATCGAGATCGCCTACAAGCGGCACAAGGATGCTCGCCGGAAGCAGATGCAGCTGGCCTTTGCAGCAGTGAACGTGTGGAGAAAGAACCTGCAG